One region of Streptomyces capillispiralis genomic DNA includes:
- a CDS encoding YiaA/YiaB family inner membrane protein yields the protein MSDTPVKQQSTAAFYGQAVASFAVALGATAIGIFNLRTDAWVRAFLAIAVLYLVTSAFTLAKVIRDRQEAGQIVNRVDQARLEKLLADHDPLQKL from the coding sequence ATGAGCGACACACCGGTCAAGCAGCAGAGCACGGCCGCCTTCTACGGTCAGGCCGTCGCGTCCTTCGCGGTCGCCCTGGGCGCCACCGCGATCGGTATCTTCAACCTCCGGACGGACGCCTGGGTCCGTGCCTTCCTGGCCATCGCGGTCCTGTACCTGGTGACCTCCGCCTTCACCCTGGCCAAGGTCATCCGCGACCGCCAGGAGGCCGGGCAGATCGTGAACCGGGTCGACCAGGCCCGCCTGGAGAAGCTCCTCGCCGACCACGACCCCCTGCAGAAGCTGTGA
- a CDS encoding DMT family transporter, whose translation MMRLSTPDPGRRADVTAACAAGVTVVLWASAFVSIRSAGTAYSPGALALGRLLAGALTLGAICLLRREGLPPRAAWRGILVSGLLWFGFYMVALNWGEQQVDAGTAALVVNVGPILIALLGARLFGDALPPRLLAGMAVSFAGAVTVGLSMSGEGGSSVLGVVLCLLAAVAYAAGVVAQKPALSAASPLQVTTYGCLVGAVACLPFAGQLAGEVADAPVSATLNMVYLGVFPTALAFTTWAYALARTTAGRMGATTYAVPALVVLMSWLALGEVPGPLTLVGGALCLAGVAVSRSRAEAAAAAPRRGAGEPRPDRARDSA comes from the coding sequence ATGATGCGCCTCTCCACCCCCGATCCCGGCCGTCGCGCGGACGTGACGGCGGCCTGCGCGGCCGGCGTCACCGTCGTGCTGTGGGCCTCCGCCTTCGTGTCCATCCGCAGCGCCGGGACCGCGTACTCGCCGGGGGCGCTCGCCCTCGGGCGGCTGCTGGCCGGGGCGCTGACGCTGGGCGCGATCTGCCTGCTGCGGCGGGAAGGGCTGCCCCCCAGGGCGGCCTGGCGGGGGATCCTGGTCTCGGGGCTGCTGTGGTTCGGGTTCTACATGGTGGCCCTCAACTGGGGCGAGCAGCAGGTCGACGCCGGGACGGCCGCGCTGGTGGTGAACGTGGGGCCGATCCTCATCGCCCTGCTCGGCGCCCGGCTGTTCGGGGACGCGCTGCCGCCGCGGCTGCTGGCGGGCATGGCCGTGTCGTTCGCCGGCGCGGTGACGGTCGGGCTGTCGATGTCCGGCGAGGGCGGGTCCTCGGTGCTCGGCGTGGTGCTCTGCCTGCTGGCGGCGGTGGCGTACGCGGCCGGGGTCGTCGCGCAGAAGCCGGCGCTGAGCGCGGCGAGCCCGCTCCAGGTGACGACGTACGGCTGTCTGGTGGGGGCGGTGGCCTGTCTGCCGTTCGCCGGGCAGCTGGCCGGTGAGGTCGCCGACGCACCCGTGTCCGCCACGCTCAACATGGTCTACCTGGGCGTCTTTCCGACCGCCCTGGCGTTCACCACCTGGGCCTACGCCCTGGCCCGGACGACCGCCGGGCGGATGGGGGCGACGACGTACGCGGTGCCCGCCCTGGTGGTGCTGATGTCGTGGCTGGCGCTCGGCGAGGTACCGGGCCCGCTCACCCTGGTGGGCGGCGCCCTGTGTCTCGCGGGTGTGGCGGTGTCGCGGTCCCGGGCCGAGGCGGCGGCCGCGGCTCCGCGGCGGGGGGCCGGGGAGCCGCGCCCGGACCGGGCCCGGGACTCGGCGTGA
- a CDS encoding MFS transporter → MAPGGNRGWLLRLVIAFTFAQGAVSMARPAVSYRALALGADERAIGVIAGVYALLPLFAAVPLGRRTDHGRCAPLLPVGVVLISGGCALSGIAGSLWTMALWSGVMGLGHLCFVIGAQSLVARQSAPHEQDRNFGHFTIGASLGQLIGPVAAGALIGADMARTSALALLVAGAGGAVALTSLWRIERPGAPKSRTERGERVPVRGILRSRGVPAGILISLAVLSATDILTAYLPVVGEHRGIDPAVIGLLLSLRAAATIACRLVLTPLLRLLGRKVLLTMTCLLGALLCAGVALPVPVWALALVLAVLGFCLGVGQPLSMTTVVQAAPAGARSTALALRLTGNRLGQVAAPASAGLIAGVAGVAAPFVMLGVLLFLSAGVALRTPSGPPAGPDTGPDTGAGPAAGSDAEARPRRGTAR, encoded by the coding sequence ATGGCGCCCGGTGGGAACCGCGGCTGGCTGCTCCGCCTCGTCATCGCCTTCACCTTCGCGCAGGGGGCGGTGTCGATGGCCCGGCCCGCCGTCTCCTACCGGGCGCTGGCGCTGGGGGCGGACGAGCGGGCGATCGGCGTGATCGCGGGGGTGTACGCGCTGCTTCCGCTGTTCGCCGCCGTACCGCTCGGCCGGCGCACCGACCACGGCCGGTGCGCGCCCCTGCTCCCGGTCGGCGTCGTCCTCATCTCCGGTGGCTGCGCGCTGAGCGGCATCGCCGGCTCGCTGTGGACGATGGCCCTGTGGAGCGGGGTGATGGGCCTCGGCCACCTGTGTTTCGTCATCGGCGCGCAGTCGCTCGTCGCCCGCCAGTCGGCGCCGCACGAACAGGACCGCAACTTCGGCCACTTCACCATCGGGGCGTCGCTCGGACAGCTGATCGGACCGGTCGCGGCGGGAGCGCTGATCGGCGCGGACATGGCCCGCACCAGCGCGCTCGCCCTGCTGGTGGCGGGGGCGGGCGGTGCGGTGGCGCTGACGTCGCTGTGGCGCATAGAGCGGCCCGGGGCCCCGAAGTCCCGTACGGAACGGGGCGAACGGGTGCCGGTCCGCGGCATCCTGCGGTCCCGGGGCGTGCCCGCGGGCATCCTCATCAGCCTGGCGGTGCTGTCCGCGACCGACATCCTCACCGCCTACCTGCCCGTGGTCGGCGAGCACCGGGGCATCGACCCGGCCGTCATCGGCCTGCTGCTCAGCCTCCGCGCGGCGGCCACGATCGCCTGCCGGCTGGTGCTCACACCGCTGCTGCGGCTGCTCGGCCGCAAGGTGCTGCTGACCATGACCTGTCTGCTGGGGGCGCTGCTGTGCGCGGGCGTGGCGCTGCCGGTGCCGGTCTGGGCACTGGCGCTGGTCCTGGCGGTCCTCGGCTTCTGCCTGGGCGTCGGCCAGCCGCTGTCGATGACGACGGTCGTCCAGGCCGCCCCCGCCGGGGCCCGCTCCACCGCCCTCGCCCTGCGCCTGACCGGCAACCGCCTGGGCCAGGTCGCGGCGCCCGCGTCGGCCGGCCTGATCGCCGGGGTCGCGGGCGTGGCCGCCCCGTTCGTGATGCTGGGCGTCCTGCTGTTCCTCTCCGCGGGCGTCGCCCTCCGCACCCCGTCGGGCCCGCCCGCCGGTCCGGACACCGGTCCGGACACCGGGGCCGGGCCGGCTGCCGGGTCGGACGCCGAGGCCCGGCCCCGGCGCGGTACGGCGCGGTAG
- a CDS encoding TetR/AcrR family transcriptional regulator, with protein MSTAQETADGEAQPWGEVTPDAARRLLLAAVEAFAERGYHATTTRDIASRAGMSPAALYIHYKTKEELLHRISRIGHEKALDILRTASRAEGGPAERLADAVSSFVRWHAGGRTTARVVQYELDSLGPEARAEIVGLRRQVNAEVRGIIEDGVRSGDFDVADVQGTTLAVLSLCIDVARWFNVNGPRTPEEVGALYADLTLRMVGVTGAGQR; from the coding sequence ATGAGTACGGCGCAGGAGACGGCCGACGGCGAGGCGCAGCCGTGGGGTGAGGTCACGCCCGACGCGGCCCGACGGCTGCTGCTCGCCGCCGTGGAGGCGTTCGCCGAGCGCGGCTACCACGCCACGACGACCCGTGACATCGCGAGCCGTGCCGGAATGAGCCCGGCCGCGCTCTACATCCACTACAAGACCAAGGAAGAGCTGCTCCACCGCATCAGCAGGATCGGCCACGAGAAGGCCCTGGACATCCTGCGCACCGCGTCCCGCGCCGAGGGCGGCCCGGCCGAGCGGCTCGCCGACGCGGTCAGCTCCTTCGTCCGCTGGCACGCGGGCGGCCGGACCACCGCACGGGTCGTGCAGTACGAACTCGACTCGCTGGGACCCGAGGCCCGCGCCGAGATCGTCGGACTGCGTCGGCAGGTCAACGCCGAGGTGCGCGGGATCATCGAGGACGGTGTGCGCTCCGGCGACTTCGACGTGGCCGACGTGCAGGGCACCACCCTCGCCGTGCTCTCCCTCTGCATCGACGTGGCCCGCTGGTTCAACGTCAACGGCCCCCGCACCCCGGAGGAGGTCGGCGCGCTCTACGCCGACCTCACGCTCCGCATGGTCGGGGTCACCGGCGCCGGTCAGAGGTAG
- a CDS encoding Zn-dependent alcohol dehydrogenase: protein MAVRAAVLPAVGAPLEITGIDLPEPGPGRVRVRLAAAGVCHSDLSLSNGTMRLPVPAVLGHEGAGTVVAVGEGVTHVAPGDGVVLNWAPSCGACPACARGEVWLCADALAGAAEVHARRADDGTDLYPGLNVAAFAEETVVAASCVLPAPDGVPLADAALLGCAVLTGYGAVHHSARVRRGETVAVFGVGGVGLAALQSARIAGASKIVAVDVSPAKEELARSAGATDYLVASDTTAREIRALTGKEGVDVAVECVGRATTIRTAWESTRRGGRTTVVGIGGKDQQVTFNALEIFHWGRTLSGCVYGNSDPARDLPVLADHVRAGRLDLGALVTERITLDGVPAALDTMPAGKGGRALVIF from the coding sequence ATGGCCGTACGTGCCGCCGTCCTGCCCGCCGTCGGTGCCCCGCTGGAGATCACCGGGATCGACCTGCCCGAACCCGGCCCCGGCCGGGTCCGGGTCCGGCTCGCCGCCGCCGGGGTCTGCCACTCCGACCTGTCCCTGTCCAACGGCACCATGCGCCTGCCGGTCCCGGCCGTCCTCGGCCACGAGGGCGCCGGCACGGTCGTCGCCGTCGGCGAGGGCGTCACCCATGTCGCGCCCGGTGACGGCGTGGTCCTCAACTGGGCCCCGTCCTGCGGCGCCTGCCCCGCCTGCGCGCGCGGCGAGGTCTGGCTGTGCGCGGACGCCCTGGCCGGCGCCGCCGAGGTGCACGCCCGCCGCGCCGACGACGGCACCGACCTGTACCCCGGCCTCAACGTCGCCGCGTTCGCCGAGGAGACGGTGGTGGCCGCCTCCTGCGTGCTGCCCGCACCGGACGGCGTCCCGCTGGCCGACGCCGCGCTGCTCGGCTGCGCCGTCCTCACCGGCTACGGCGCGGTCCACCACTCCGCCCGGGTCCGGCGGGGCGAGACGGTCGCGGTCTTCGGCGTCGGGGGAGTGGGCCTGGCCGCCCTCCAGTCCGCCCGGATCGCGGGCGCGTCGAAGATCGTCGCGGTCGACGTCTCCCCGGCGAAGGAGGAGCTCGCACGGTCCGCTGGCGCCACCGACTACCTGGTCGCCTCCGACACCACCGCCCGCGAGATCCGCGCCCTCACCGGCAAGGAGGGCGTGGACGTCGCCGTCGAGTGCGTCGGCCGGGCGACCACCATCCGTACGGCCTGGGAGTCCACCCGGCGCGGCGGACGCACCACGGTCGTCGGCATCGGCGGCAAGGACCAGCAGGTCACCTTCAACGCCCTGGAGATCTTCCACTGGGGCAGGACCCTGTCCGGCTGCGTCTACGGCAACTCCGACCCCGCCCGCGACCTCCCGGTGCTCGCCGACCACGTCAGGGCCGGCCGCCTCGACCTGGGCGCCCTGGTCACCGAGCGGATCACCCTGGACGGCGTCCCGGCCGCCCTCGACACCATGCCGGCCGGCAAGGGCGGACGGGCACTGGTGATCTTCTAG
- a CDS encoding aldehyde dehydrogenase family protein — translation MKAYDGMYIDGAWRPAAGPDVIEVVNPADEQVIATVPAGTVEDVDAAVRAARAALPAWAATPPAERAARLATLRDVLTARRDEIAETVTAELGAPLKLSQTVHAGVPIAVAGSYAELAAAYAFEERTGNSTVLHEPVGVVGAITPWNYPLHQIVAKAAPALAAGCTVVVKPAEDTPLVARLFAEAVHEAGIPAGVFNLVTGLGPVAGQALAEHPGVDLVSFTGSTAVGRRIGALASGMVKRVALELGGKSANVILPSADLARAVNVGVANVMSNSGQTCSAWTRMLVHRDRYDEAVELAAAAAAKYGDRIGPLVNARQQERVRGYIEKGVAEGARLVAGGPDSPHARGYHVSPTVFADVTPEMTIAQEEIFGPVLSILRYEDEDDALRIANGTVYGLAGAVWAGDEAEAVAFARRMETGQVDINGGRFNPLAPFGGYKQSGVGRELGVHGLTEYLQTKSLQF, via the coding sequence ATGAAGGCATACGACGGCATGTACATCGACGGCGCCTGGCGCCCCGCCGCGGGACCGGACGTGATCGAGGTCGTGAACCCGGCCGACGAGCAGGTGATCGCCACCGTCCCCGCCGGCACCGTGGAGGACGTCGACGCCGCCGTACGCGCCGCCCGTGCCGCCCTCCCCGCCTGGGCCGCCACCCCGCCCGCCGAGCGCGCCGCCCGCCTCGCCACCCTCCGGGACGTCCTGACGGCCCGCCGGGACGAGATCGCCGAGACGGTGACCGCCGAACTCGGCGCGCCCCTCAAGCTCTCCCAGACCGTCCACGCCGGCGTGCCGATCGCCGTGGCGGGTTCGTACGCCGAGCTGGCGGCGGCGTACGCCTTCGAGGAGCGGACCGGCAACTCGACGGTCCTGCACGAGCCGGTCGGCGTGGTCGGCGCGATCACCCCCTGGAACTACCCGCTGCACCAGATCGTCGCCAAGGCCGCCCCCGCCCTCGCGGCCGGCTGCACCGTCGTCGTCAAGCCCGCCGAGGACACCCCGCTGGTCGCCCGGCTCTTCGCCGAGGCCGTGCACGAGGCCGGCATCCCGGCCGGCGTGTTCAACCTCGTCACCGGCCTCGGCCCGGTGGCCGGGCAGGCCCTCGCCGAACACCCGGGCGTCGACCTGGTCTCCTTCACCGGCTCCACCGCCGTCGGCCGCCGCATCGGCGCCCTCGCCTCCGGCATGGTGAAGAGGGTCGCCCTCGAACTCGGCGGCAAGTCCGCCAACGTCATCCTGCCCAGCGCCGACCTGGCCCGCGCCGTCAACGTCGGCGTCGCCAACGTCATGTCCAACTCCGGCCAGACCTGCAGCGCCTGGACCCGCATGCTGGTCCACCGCGACCGCTACGACGAGGCCGTGGAACTCGCCGCGGCCGCCGCCGCCAAGTACGGCGACCGCATCGGCCCGCTCGTCAACGCCCGCCAGCAGGAACGCGTACGCGGCTACATCGAGAAGGGCGTCGCCGAGGGCGCCCGCCTCGTCGCGGGCGGCCCCGACTCCCCGCACGCCCGCGGCTACCACGTCAGCCCCACCGTCTTCGCCGACGTCACCCCGGAGATGACCATCGCCCAGGAGGAGATCTTCGGCCCGGTCCTGTCGATCCTGCGCTACGAGGACGAGGACGACGCCCTGCGCATCGCCAACGGCACCGTGTACGGCCTGGCCGGCGCGGTCTGGGCGGGCGACGAGGCGGAGGCGGTGGCGTTCGCCCGCCGCATGGAGACCGGCCAGGTCGACATCAACGGCGGCCGCTTCAACCCCCTCGCGCCGTTCGGCGGTTACAAGCAGTCCGGTGTGGGCCGCGAACTCGGCGTGCACGGCCTGACCGAGTACCTCCAGACCAAGTCCCTCCAGTTCTAG
- the soxR gene encoding redox-sensitive transcriptional activator SoxR produces the protein MQRIPEKIHELTVGQLAARSGAAVSALHFYEAKGLISSRRTPGNQRRYSRDTLRRVAFIRAAQRVGIPLATIREALAELPEERTPTRDDWARLSEAWRSELDERIRQLNRLRDHLTDCIGCGCLSLEACVLSNPDDIFGERRAGSRLMTENGTGRRHEDSRRGAD, from the coding sequence GTGCAACGGATTCCAGAGAAGATCCACGAGCTCACGGTCGGCCAGCTCGCCGCCCGCAGCGGCGCCGCCGTCTCGGCCCTGCACTTCTACGAGGCCAAGGGCCTGATCAGCAGCCGCCGCACCCCGGGCAACCAGCGCCGCTACAGCCGGGACACCCTGCGCAGGGTCGCCTTCATCCGGGCCGCCCAGCGCGTCGGCATCCCGCTCGCCACCATCCGCGAGGCGCTCGCCGAACTCCCCGAGGAGCGCACGCCCACCCGCGACGACTGGGCCCGCCTCTCCGAGGCATGGCGCTCGGAACTGGACGAGCGCATCAGGCAGCTCAACCGGCTGCGCGACCACCTCACGGACTGCATCGGCTGCGGCTGCCTCTCCCTGGAGGCGTGCGTCCTGTCCAACCCGGACGACATCTTCGGCGAACGCCGTGCCGGCTCCCGCCTGATGACCGAGAACGGCACCGGACGACGACACGAGGACAGCCGGCGCGGCGCCGACTGA
- a CDS encoding ArsR/SmtB family transcription factor, with the protein MLGDMSTKDPRAAGLARLAALAADETRAACLLALLDGRAWTAGELARHCGVAASTLSEHLGKLVAGGLLAEERQGRHRYVRLAGTRVAQLVEDLAAQVAPGAAERPRTLRQAGAGSAMARGRTCYDHLAGRLGIALTDALTARGLLRQDTGFALTDAGLRWFGAAGIALDLRGRRPLARACLDWTERRPHLAGVAGAALCGHALGARWCVRIGSERAVKVTETGAHALHDLLGIEAEALR; encoded by the coding sequence ATGCTGGGGGACATGAGCACCAAGGACCCCCGGGCGGCGGGGCTGGCCCGGCTCGCCGCGCTGGCCGCCGACGAGACCCGGGCCGCGTGTCTGCTGGCCCTGCTGGACGGCCGGGCCTGGACCGCGGGCGAGCTGGCCCGGCACTGCGGCGTCGCCGCCTCCACGCTGAGCGAGCACCTGGGCAAGCTGGTCGCGGGCGGACTGCTGGCCGAGGAACGGCAAGGGCGGCACCGGTACGTGCGGCTGGCCGGCACCCGGGTCGCGCAGCTGGTGGAGGACCTGGCGGCGCAGGTCGCCCCGGGCGCCGCCGAACGCCCGCGCACGCTGCGGCAGGCGGGCGCCGGGTCGGCGATGGCCCGGGGCCGCACCTGTTACGACCATCTCGCCGGACGGCTCGGCATCGCTCTCACCGACGCGCTCACGGCGCGGGGGCTGCTGCGCCAGGACACCGGGTTCGCGCTCACCGACGCGGGACTGCGCTGGTTCGGTGCCGCCGGGATCGCCCTCGACCTGCGCGGCCGCCGCCCGCTGGCCCGCGCCTGCCTGGACTGGACGGAACGCCGCCCCCACCTCGCCGGGGTGGCGGGCGCCGCCCTGTGCGGGCACGCCCTCGGGGCACGGTGGTGCGTGCGCATCGGCTCGGAGCGGGCGGTGAAGGTGACGGAGACGGGCGCACACGCGCTCCACGACCTGCTGGGCATCGAGGCGGAGGCGCTGCGGTGA
- a CDS encoding MaoC family dehydratase, whose translation MAEPRIFTSVDDLKAAVGEQLGYTDWLEVDQKRIDLFAEATGDHQWIHVDPEKAAAGPFGTTIAHGYLTLSLLPLFGPQLISVEGVTMGVNYGTNKVRFPAPVPVGSRLRATARISAVDEVPGGVQVATAFTVEREGGDKPVCVAESVARYYL comes from the coding sequence ATGGCAGAGCCGAGGATCTTCACGTCCGTCGACGACCTGAAGGCGGCGGTGGGCGAGCAGCTGGGGTACACCGACTGGCTGGAGGTCGACCAGAAGCGGATCGACCTGTTCGCCGAGGCCACCGGGGACCACCAGTGGATCCACGTGGACCCGGAGAAGGCCGCGGCGGGGCCGTTCGGGACGACCATCGCGCACGGGTACCTGACGCTGTCGCTGCTGCCGCTGTTCGGACCGCAGCTGATCTCCGTCGAGGGCGTGACGATGGGCGTCAACTACGGGACGAACAAGGTGCGTTTCCCCGCCCCGGTCCCGGTCGGCTCCCGCCTCCGCGCCACCGCGAGGATCAGCGCCGTGGACGAGGTGCCGGGCGGCGTGCAGGTGGCCACGGCGTTCACCGTGGAGCGCGAGGGCGGCGACAAGCCGGTGTGCGTCGCCGAGTCGGTGGCCCGCTACTACCTCTGA
- a CDS encoding ABC transporter ATP-binding protein: protein MTRAISLHDVSKSYSRGVRVVDRLSLDIAPGEFLVLLGPSGCGKSTVLRMIAGLEDIDEGRLFLDGELGNDLPPSDRDMAMVFQNFALYPSMTSRDNIGFPLRIEAPGTDPAPRVDATARMLGIEDLLDRFPAQLSGGERQRVAMGRAIARHPSAFLMDEPLSNLDAKLRNRLRAEISQLTRELGVTTVYVTHDQSEAMSLGDRVAVLRGGVLQQVGTPRAVYSLPGNVFVAAFIGTPRINLLRGLVRAPLDGAMTISLGKQFLRLPEPLSLDHQLLRVQQGREVIVGLRSEAVRIAKPAAARPGEVVLTGLVEHLEFQGHEVLVHFDTGSRPAVVPELEAPRPRPGRPARRRRRDGTVLGRLRERAGALRAGPVVALDDPEQDGPQPAAAEPRVPGDLIVRTTPDIRLRHGMQVPLLVDLAHLFVFDRNGERICPNPARLPDLEE, encoded by the coding sequence ATGACACGCGCCATCTCCTTGCACGACGTGAGCAAGTCCTACTCGCGCGGCGTCCGCGTGGTGGACCGGCTGTCGCTGGACATCGCGCCGGGCGAGTTCCTCGTCCTGCTCGGCCCGTCCGGCTGCGGCAAGTCCACCGTGCTCCGGATGATCGCCGGACTGGAGGACATCGACGAGGGCCGCCTCTTCCTCGACGGCGAGCTGGGCAACGACCTGCCCCCGTCCGACCGGGACATGGCGATGGTGTTCCAGAACTTCGCCCTGTACCCGAGCATGACCAGCCGCGACAACATCGGTTTCCCGCTGCGCATCGAGGCACCCGGCACCGACCCCGCCCCGCGCGTGGACGCCACCGCCCGCATGCTCGGCATCGAGGACCTCCTCGACCGCTTCCCCGCCCAGCTCTCCGGCGGCGAGCGCCAGCGGGTCGCCATGGGCCGGGCCATCGCCCGCCACCCCTCCGCCTTCCTGATGGACGAGCCGCTGTCCAACCTCGACGCCAAGCTCCGCAACCGTCTGCGCGCCGAGATCTCCCAGCTCACCCGCGAGCTGGGCGTCACCACCGTCTACGTCACCCACGACCAGTCCGAGGCGATGTCGCTCGGCGACCGCGTCGCCGTGCTGCGCGGCGGCGTCCTCCAGCAGGTCGGCACCCCGCGCGCGGTGTACTCCCTGCCGGGCAACGTCTTCGTCGCCGCCTTCATCGGCACCCCGCGCATCAACCTGCTGCGCGGTCTGGTCCGCGCCCCGCTGGACGGCGCGATGACCATCAGCCTGGGCAAGCAGTTCCTCCGGCTGCCCGAACCGCTCTCCCTGGACCACCAGTTGCTGCGGGTGCAGCAGGGCCGCGAGGTCATCGTGGGCCTGCGCTCCGAGGCCGTCCGGATCGCCAAGCCCGCCGCCGCCCGCCCCGGCGAGGTCGTGCTCACCGGCCTGGTGGAGCACCTGGAGTTCCAGGGCCACGAGGTCCTGGTCCACTTCGACACCGGCTCCCGCCCCGCCGTCGTACCCGAGCTGGAGGCCCCGCGTCCGCGCCCCGGCCGCCCGGCCCGGCGCCGCCGCCGCGACGGCACGGTCCTGGGCCGCCTGCGGGAGCGGGCGGGCGCCCTGCGGGCCGGGCCCGTGGTGGCCCTGGACGACCCCGAGCAGGACGGGCCGCAGCCGGCCGCCGCGGAGCCACGGGTCCCCGGTGACCTCATCGTCCGCACCACCCCCGACATCCGTCTGCGGCACGGCATGCAGGTCCCGCTCCTCGTCGATCTGGCCCACCTCTTCGTCTTCGACCGGAACGGCGAACGGATCTGCCCGAACCCGGCGCGGCTGCCCGACCTGGAGGAGTGA
- a CDS encoding TetR/AcrR family transcriptional regulator yields MARPRKPLLSTDRIVETARALVDSEGLAAVSTRRLAAELGVSGPSLYNHFRTKDEILEAVADSVSALVDLSMFEDGRDWRTALHDWAVSYRAALRDHPNIVPVLARGPGRRPAALRLADAAYGAMVEAGWPPAQATSIGALMRYFIMGSALGSFAGGFVDDASAYDPADYPHLGQAHLLAEQQEKIDERAFETGLTALLDGLALQYEQVTGGA; encoded by the coding sequence ATGGCCCGACCGCGCAAGCCCCTGCTCAGCACCGACCGGATCGTGGAGACGGCGCGTGCGCTCGTGGACTCCGAGGGCCTGGCGGCCGTCTCCACCCGCCGGCTCGCCGCGGAACTGGGCGTCAGCGGCCCCTCCCTCTACAACCACTTCCGCACCAAGGACGAGATCCTGGAGGCGGTGGCCGACTCGGTGAGCGCGCTGGTCGACCTGTCGATGTTCGAGGACGGGCGGGACTGGCGGACCGCGCTGCACGACTGGGCGGTCTCCTACCGGGCGGCGCTGCGCGACCACCCCAACATCGTCCCGGTGCTCGCCCGCGGCCCGGGCCGCCGTCCGGCGGCGCTGCGGCTGGCCGACGCGGCCTACGGCGCGATGGTCGAGGCCGGCTGGCCGCCCGCGCAGGCCACCTCCATCGGCGCGCTGATGCGGTACTTCATCATGGGCTCCGCCCTCGGCTCCTTCGCAGGCGGCTTCGTCGACGACGCCAGCGCCTACGACCCCGCCGACTACCCGCACCTCGGACAGGCCCACCTGCTCGCCGAGCAGCAGGAGAAGATCGACGAGCGGGCCTTCGAGACGGGCCTGACCGCGCTGCTGGACGGGCTGGCGCTCCAGTACGAGCAGGTCACGGGCGGGGCCTAG
- a CDS encoding acyl-CoA dehydrogenase family protein, producing the protein MNLELSEEQEAVRRLARDFVEREVVPHAAAWDRAEEVDRGIVEKLGEVGFLGLTVDEEYGGSGGDHLAYCLVTEELGRGDSSVRGIVSVSLGLVAKTVAAWGSEEQKRTWLPGLTSGASVGCFGLTEPGTGSDAGHLTTRAVRDGAGDYVINGTKMFITNGTWADVVLLFARSTDAPGHKGVTAFLVPTDTPGLTRRTVHGKLGLRGQATAELVLEDVRVPASAILGEEGKGFSVAMSALAKGRMSVAAGCVGIAQAALDAAVRYAGEREQFGKSIARHQLVQELLSDIAVDVDAARLLTWRVADLIDRGQPFAVESSKAKLFASEAAVRAANNALQVFGGYGYIDEYPVGKLLRDARVMTLYEGTSQIQKLVIGRALTGVSAF; encoded by the coding sequence ATGAACCTGGAGCTCAGCGAGGAGCAGGAGGCGGTCCGCCGGCTCGCGCGGGACTTCGTGGAGCGCGAGGTCGTGCCCCACGCCGCCGCCTGGGACCGCGCCGAGGAGGTGGACCGGGGCATCGTGGAGAAGCTCGGCGAGGTCGGCTTCCTAGGCCTGACGGTCGACGAGGAGTACGGCGGCTCCGGCGGCGACCACCTCGCGTACTGCCTGGTGACCGAGGAGCTCGGGCGCGGCGACTCCTCCGTGCGCGGCATCGTCTCGGTCTCCCTCGGCCTGGTCGCCAAGACCGTCGCCGCCTGGGGGAGCGAGGAGCAGAAGCGGACCTGGCTGCCGGGGCTCACCTCCGGCGCGTCCGTCGGCTGCTTCGGCCTCACCGAGCCCGGCACCGGCTCCGACGCCGGCCACCTCACCACCCGCGCGGTGCGCGACGGCGCGGGGGACTACGTCATCAACGGCACCAAGATGTTCATCACCAACGGCACCTGGGCCGACGTCGTCCTGCTCTTCGCCCGCTCCACCGACGCCCCCGGCCACAAGGGCGTCACGGCGTTCCTCGTGCCCACCGACACCCCCGGACTGACCCGCCGCACCGTCCACGGCAAACTCGGCCTGCGTGGCCAGGCCACCGCCGAACTGGTCCTCGAGGACGTCCGGGTGCCCGCCTCCGCGATCCTGGGTGAGGAGGGCAAGGGCTTCTCGGTCGCCATGTCGGCCCTGGCCAAGGGGCGGATGTCGGTCGCGGCCGGCTGCGTCGGGATAGCCCAGGCCGCCCTGGACGCGGCCGTGCGCTACGCCGGTGAGCGCGAGCAGTTCGGCAAGAGCATCGCCCGCCACCAGCTCGTCCAGGAACTCCTCAGCGACATCGCCGTCGACGTCGACGCGGCCCGGTTGCTGACCTGGCGGGTCGCCGACCTGATCGACCGCGGGCAGCCGTTCGCCGTCGAGTCCTCCAAGGCCAAGCTCTTCGCCTCCGAGGCGGCCGTGCGCGCCGCCAACAACGCCCTCCAGGTCTTCGGCGGCTACGGCTACATCGACGAGTACCCCGTCGGCAAACTCCTGCGCGACGCCCGCGTGATGACCCTCTACGAGGGCACCAGCCAGATCCAGAAACTGGTCATCGGCCGTGCGCTGACGGGGGTTTCGGCGTTCTGA